cagatgtgcgctggcgattgaagaaagctggcgcacagaaggacggaagtaaaggtgagcgctggcgagcaggaggaagatctacggcaagactcagctaccagagatcgtggtccacagcaggtgagcgctagatcgctactgatggtgttcaggggaactgacacgcgtggcagatcgatggcgatcgttgacgcgtaggagatcgctgacgagcaggtgaacgttgacgcataggagatcgctgacgagcaggtgaacgttgacgcgtaggagatcgctgacgagcaggtgaacgttgacgcgtctaaggttgctggcgagctggtgagcgctggcgagcagaaggcaacacgtggaagcctgcgcgtagaagaagagtccttgacccagacctgaaccgaagttctagatcgcgagggcgaacgtgggcgcacagggcgcgtaacaggaaacaacaggaacagcagagatgatcatcatgagagcgctgacgaacaggagagcgctggcgaacaggaaagcgctgatgagctggagagcgcctgtgcgctaacactgaacaggagcaggagagcagaagggcgcgcaggggaaccctgacacgcaagggaagaacccctgtgggaggcaaccctttgccccgaagggatcgttgtccgtcgggagactgatgtccgtcggaagactgttgtctgtccgccgggagactgatgtccgtcggaagactgttgtccgtcgggaagaccgttccatctgcaccaggggcggaagatcaagtaggagttgtaggctgcatacggagattcaaaaaggcgcctcaagcacccttatagggagatgggaggcccttacgacgaggcggacggtgagccttacggcgaaggaggccaacagcaacagcagcagaagaatcctccgaagaggagtctctatgagtgtactctctcgcggatgaaagagaaacacttcgtagaagagactggtcagccagtgacctaaagggagcaatcctccgaagaggggctcctgcagttgcccagccccttgagcgaaactgcaggtgcgaccgctctgcaccaagagcatagtcgcacgaaaaaaaggcaagagaagaaccccccaaaaggggaaaaactcaagcctggacaggaaaaacttccctcggaaggaaagttacccacccaaggaggcaagcctcctgagagttctaaaatgaactggagagctgtcaatcgtcacgggagtacttccagtagaaggagacacgcccctgacgaaaaaccaaaggggaggcagcaacagccgaatccccaggcctcaacaagacagctcacaccgttgccatattacagaaacgaactagatcggtaactgtaaaaaaaaaaaaaaaaatcattagtacacattcattcgcccgggaaggctccaaagaggaatcccgaggaaaaggaaaacaagagttacacaacaggcacgtgccctcacaaccacttacactcacggaaggagagctgtaaccaaaacagaattataacaattataattatgtaactatgtaattacgtaatttaaaaatgaatgaacactaaagaaagaacgaaaaccccgaaaggaatcgttctacaaagctgaaaaattaacaaatacaattagattcataaactaattgagacaaaacgtacggcgtagcaacacccccccccacccgggaaggaagctacaaaggcgtagtaacgtagtaaaagggtgaacgacctcaagagagagagagagagaaagaccgaagtcaaactcgatcgcaacccataaaattacaccgtggtggcctaaactgccgagggctccacggagatatcgtacactacacacacaactctgaaaaggaaacttactgatttctatactcgaatatatacacaaacatgaaaaaatgtttacatatatattgagtaaaagaaaagtaagtgataaagtaaggacaaaacaaacaatggctgccaagcgaggacaaagacagagacgtctgtcccagtccgagccaaaagtgaaagtgagcttcaccggtgtgtgagggggggaggggtagctagctaccactcccctacccccccccccccccgctaactagcgcgggggggtaATACactctcgttaaattctaatggctcgccatttcagctatgctaaaaggtaaacccaatgtaaatagcgtggtttgtatttcggttacggaacaattgtatttttcctaaccataaaaccAGAGACCTTTAATAAAAGACTacaaaccttcaacctttaaaAGGAAACTCATCCACAGGAGTAAGTCCCTAAAACCAATCTGGCTAGTTCACTAACACAGGAAATATCAATGCACTTTGGTCTTAGAGAAGAGCAAAAGTGATCAATCCTGTCAACCTCCTAACAACAAGATATCATGAGTCATTGGTTTCGTTACTACCAGGAGACTGGTAGGCAGTCATGGAAGACCGTATAGATATGGTGTCTCCATGTATAGTCATATTGAGAAATGAGTTGCATATATCTCATCCATCCACAGAGAGAGAAACTTTAGAAATCAGTTACGCAATTGGTCTTCCTGGACTTTTCCGGTGACAATTTCAATGTTCCATTGGAGAATCTTTCTTCCTCTAGGACAATAGCCAACAAGTCTGCCAACGAAATGAGGCAATTGAATGCCTGTCCTTAGTTGGGGGATCTTTACCAGCAACCGTGTAAGCAGGATGTAGCATCTCAGTGCTTGTAAGAGTACTGAGATAGGATCTGAGAAGCCCCCTGTTCCAATTAACGTACAACAGTTTCAAGATCATTGACCCTGGGAAAAACTTAAGTAATGGATCTGTCTCCTTGTGTTGGAAGATCTAGGTTGAGGAGCACTATCGTCCCATAGGGAGATCTCGAGTGATGATGTCACCAAAGCATCTCGGGAACAATGCCAATACGGAAGAGGGACAAAGCCGGCTACTCACTTCCTGACAGCAGTGCTCATGCTCAATCTCATACCTGTTAGCAGGACTATGAGCTGTACCTCATACCAAAAACCCTTCCCATGAAACTCTGCAGAGGATTTGGTCGAAGTCTCAAACAACTCTGCCAGATTGGTTGTCCTGTGCTTTGGTGACCCTTTTCTCCTCCACCTTGGGGCTATATGAGCACTGAGAAGGAACAGGTAACAGGAAAAGGTGAACCAAGTTACTGGGTGACTCAAAAGTAACTATCACCTGAAGAACAAGCGTAAGTTCTGATTGTGTGGTTCCTAATCAAGTGGTTCTTGATCACATGATTATCAATTGAAGCCGCTGATAATAAATTTCCCAATTGTAGCCAACAGTCATATGGTTCCCAATCGTGGCACATGGTTAACCATCAAGAACAGGCGCAAGGAGACTTATCTTGTCTGGAGAGAACACATTTGGAACATttccataaatataaaatatgagatGGAAAGAGCACGATGAAACCTAGCACTCATGAATAGATCTTCTAGAATGTACACGATGAAAACAATCATAGATTCCTCTTCCACCAGTATTATGTACTGGGAAAGCTGGAACAAAGCAGATGCCAGAAGTTCTGTGGCCTGGAAGTTACTAAAGAACAGGCACGACCTGTCCAATTGCATAGTGTTCAACAAATTTGGTGAATACATGAGCTGCGTATCAAAACGTATTCATTAGATCTGACTAGGGAGATGGGCATCTCATAACTGGAACATTGGAATGCCATTTGGTGTTTGAAATGGTTAAAGGTAGAAGACAAAGGAGTTAACTCCTTAACTCTCCTTGGGCACCCAGTCCTGTTTTGAGCAAAGTGACCATGCAGTAGTTGGTTCTCTCTGAAACGTTCCTGTGTGGAAAGATAATGTGAAGACCAGTCAGAATAAACCCTTGTGTTAAAGGGGACCTTATGCGTTCAGGTCTGCATGAAGAGAAATCGTCCAGGAGGCAGCGCGTTTACTTCCCGACCAACAGCGGGTATACTCGGCTTGCACGAGAGTTGTAAGAATAAAGATTTCTTCCAGCTATGAGGCAACTCTCAGCCCTCAGTAATCCTGGGTAAGAGACCGAGTACAGGTAGGAGTGAACACACACCCAACCGAGTACCCAGATACGTCACTATTGTTGTGTGTGAAAGTTTCTTCCCACTATGGAACAACCCACAGCACTCACTCAAGATGAGAAGTTCCTAGTACCCACACTATCTTTCCCACAAGGGGTGAAATGGTATTACAgtagttacatatatgtaactccAATCGATCGGACTTCATGTGCTTCTTCAATGACGTCTTCTATTTGTTTTTCATCAAAGTTAGAGCGAAGACTCGGGAAAGATGATTTAGGGGAGAAGGGAACTCTGAAGTTCATCTTCTACAGAGTTGTGCAGACAATAACAAAAATCTCATGTGGAAGAGAAGAGACTACAATAACAAAGCCCGGTTATCTGTCCTTAGCGCCTTCCAGGCTCGATACAGTGAAGGAAAAATGAAAGGCGGTAACACTCCCTTTTTCACTCAGCAGTGGAGAAACTCTTCTCCCGACAGAACACCAGTAATATCCAAGGAAAACCATCTTACTTAGGTTGACGTAGTTGTTGTCattatatggacacacacacacacacgcgggataaaataacaacaacaacaaacatgcTGCCCGACAGGATCAGGTATATTGGGTAATGGCATGTAGCACAGAAAACTGTAACACACTTAGTTATTTGGAAACACTGACTTCTCTCAAACAAGGCTGTCTACAAGACTATTTCTttatctggagaaaaaaaaaaaaaaaaaaaaaaaaaaaaaaaaaaaaaaaaaaaaaaaaaaaaaaaaaaaaaaaaggattaaaacacCCAGATGAGGATACTGAATAGTATATCTGTAAAGTACTTTACAGTGGCTGAAGTCGGAGTGAAGCTTACACTACCTGGCCTGCCGGATGGGCCACCTACCCACCCAATACTACCTTATTGAAAGTTTAAACGGCTGTTTCCAGCTTTTCTGAAGTCATATTCTCATTAAAATAAAAGTCAATGGTTTATattacatgtaggaacaaataaaatataatgaataagaCCTCACATGTAAAAGCCCTTGTATGAATAAAAGGGTTATGCACTTCTTTAACGTTAGTTAATTTTGGTAAAAGTCTTCTTTGTAATCTTCTTGTGGTCTTATATAGtgtatattattaaaaaataacttaaaattaatgCACAAGATCTTAGACAATGTGGTCATGGTTTAGTGCTTAAAAAAACTATACTGCACAAAATCAATACTGTACTGTGTTATCAAACTGCCAATACCAACATGGTGAAGAAGACAACCCAAGAATGTAACTTTTCTGTACTAATAACCCTCCCTTTGAAGATGTACAATATGTTACACCGTATTGCTTAAAATCTATATGGCCAACTTGTACATcacacaaaaaaatatgaaaagaaggtaAAATAAACTCTCCACCTACTTTTGTTGTGGTTCAAGAACTCCTCTGTGAAGATTGGGATCTCTAATGATGAATGTGGGGGTGTTACCTCCTAAAACGGAAAAGAGAACATCTTAATCTATTATATCTGAGTATTATAACACTTCAATATCTAGCACATATAAACttttatacataataaaaaaagtCTATTGTACACATGAactcacctcttcctcctcctctttcctctcttccacaATTTCCTTCCTATGCTTTTTTGGCGTTGGTGGCGAGTCATCTTGATTCTGCTTCTGCATAAAATTTTTGTAAGCATCCGTTTTCTGATATTCTTCAAGTTCCTTCTGATATCTGAAATTAAGACAAAATCATTCACACATACCATCCCAAGGCAACACTTTGCCATGCAATCATAAAGTGATTAAAATCACTGAACATTCCTTTTAAAATTCCAAGTTACTGTAGCATCCTCCATATAACAACAACCCTACTACAAAACAGAAGGGCAGGTATAATCAATCATTCTTGCTATTTGCAAAAGTTACATATTCCATACATCAGTGAATGCtgaaaaattgtaaataataaatgaACCCTTACTTAATGACACTCAAACCCCTTTCTGTATATAACTGGAAAAAAATTTGTTTATTTCAGCCTTTAGAGAGAAAACAAAAGTGATAGAATTCATAGTTACAGAACGCAAAATACAGGAAAGAATTCCCAGTTATATAACACataataaaaatagacaaaaggtaaTTATGTATAACCCAAAGGCTTGAAAATTCACTTATAGAACAGTATCAGTTTCAAATAACTCTCCTCTATTATACAGCATAACTGGGTATGCTGCACTGCATTTGTAGTTTGAACTCGATGCTTTTTCTCTTTTCACTTAAgtgtattcacacatatataaatgtgaatgCACATTAGACTGAAAATGCATAAAAAGCATGGAGTTACACAAAGTAATACCCAATAAAGGGCAGCATGAGAGCGAGTCAGCACCGATGAGACCCAATGAACAAAGCGTAAATAACATGTATTTTCTACAGTATTTGATAACCATACCTTTCTTTATCTACTTCAGCTGCTTCCAGGTATTTAGTTTTTTCACTTGTATCAAGTTGGGACCATTTTTGGGCTACTAGTTTTGTAATTTCATGAAAAGCCAATCCTGCATTCGTCTGGCGAAGTATTTCTCGCTGGTCACTCATGAACAGCATGTAACCTGGAATTATAACAATTCTAATATATCATCAATTACGATAAATACTACATTACTACTAGTACAGTActgcagggcttatagcatcctgttttttcaactagggttgtagcttagcaagtagtaataataataataataataataataataataataatagtactactgacaatgaaaatcataataaccCTTACTTCACTGCATCCTTATTAAAATTGAATTGCATAATCTTTTTGATTGAAGAAAACCCAATTATATTATTGTTTCACTCCAGACTAAAAGTCCTCCACTGAGTCCGCATATTATTGCATATAGTGTGCTCCATCGCCACATTTTGGACATCTATTGTTCTTTGCGCAGTGCTTCAATATTCAATTCCCTTCACACAAAGTTAAGTTTCTTCTCCATTTGTTTTACTTTTACGTAAGTTGCTaactttttgtaaataatttgGCGGACACCAGTGCTTATTGACTTTTCTATGGGGTTACTGGGAATATTCTTAAACACAGGATAGGATTCACATTCTGATACATGGATTGTGACTGCATTGGTAATTAACCACAAAATCCAGTTCATATGTCCATTAGCCTGAGCTGGTATGGGAACAAGCGAGTCATCATCCGCAATACCTTTcccataaaaatcaatgacaagaaATCTAGCCACATTGTATCATAGGCAGACAGTCACAATCTATATGAGCTTAAGATCAGCACTGATTTGGGCAACCCAAAACCAGTAAATGAGCAGACAAAGCCCTTGATAGTGGTAGAGAACGATCAATCTTTAAAGCAGTACTGTATCAGTGCACAAAAGATAGGATTGGTACCAAGCAAAGACTGTTTTAACACACAGTACCAAGAGACCATTCGAGGATCACTCACAGATGGTATTGTAGAACAATTATACTCACAGAAAGTATCAGGTCGAGATTGGTACTATATACTGATCATGCTTATGGACAGCACTGCAGAATATTATGCCTGAGTGACACCTTTCATGGTAACCTAGAACCAGAATCACTGAGAATGACTATTACCATAAAATTGTATCACTCCCAGTGCCCGAGGACCAGTACCAAACAAGCTTAGGCCTCATACTTTAATAACAGGCAGATTGGAATTTGAATGGCAATGGTCAAAGGAAGTGCAAACTATCTTTTGTCACAACTTTGAGGAATAACAAGATAGGGAACTCAAATCAGAATTCCTCTCTGGAAAAGTCCAGGAAGATGATGTCAAAAGAATTGAGAAGATATCAAACACCTACCTCCCACTGCACATCTATCATGAATGAAAGCTTTGACAGGATttctcttgtgaaaaaaaaaaaaatccatgaaaaataAAGTACTAATCCACATAGGAAGTTGACTCCCTATCCCTATCTATATCAGTCACAAgacaaatgaaggaaataaaaagtaaaatcaagAAGGCTAAAGGGAAGGTAGAACTTGAGTTTGAAAAGGAAAGAATACAACCTCAGTCATAAGAACATCCTCAGAGAAATCCATCAGAGGACCAACAGcccttggagcatgagatgcccaTAAAACAATTTCTAATGGCAagcagaaattccttgattgtggtcaggaagttcacagTATTGACATTGATGTACAGTAGGTGGGTTACTTCTTGGTATCATTATTGAACTTTTACGTACTGTGATACAATGAAAAGAGttattgatgggaaccatagtgagtataggattgtgatacctggtgtttttggcccattacttttcatattatatagcctatacataccgGTATGTGGTTTGACAGAAAACAAgtatgttgcatatgcatatgatgctactctcattcCATCAATTCCATTTGAATATGGATccggggtttctgaatcccttaatagaaatctaggtagaattagtgcaaggtgcaaattatggggcatgaagttgaaccctaacaatactcaaagtatgattgttcgTAGGTCagggacagtggttcctcaacatccagatctctgcattgataatatttcagTAGTTACAaaagtttaggtgtgattttttattgcaaattcatttttgagaaacatattcggtctgtttcttctttaattacacaaaaagTTAGATCATTGAGAAAGTCTCCTAATTAGCTAccaaaacacatatataaatattgtatcttTAAGGATAAATCAAACAATTTCAATTCTGAATCAAGGCAGTccttaaccatttttctttttaatgacttAAGAAATTTCAAACTAACCTGATAATGGGCCTTTTGGAGCATTAGAGTCTTTGGGGAGGAGTCTACGCTTGCGACCTTTCGGCCAACCCTTCTTCTTTGGAGAAGCATCATTATTAGCAGATCCTCCTCCTCCAGTAGTCATGATGGCTGTTGCTTCCTAAAAGAAATATAAAGGAAAGATTTTTAATGACTAATGGTAACAAATCTTTGACATTCCTTAAAAATAATGATGGCCGTAAGATACCATTTTATTATTAGtccttaaaagaaaaattattaactaATTTTGAAGCAAAGTACAACTCTTGTTGCATAAGTTTATAAAGAAACTGACATTATATTGCAAGATTGTCTTAAAATTTTACTCTTTTAAAATAAGGATCATATGGCCACAATTATATGTAGGGGGCTCAAAACTTTAGGCAAAACTATACATGAACAATGCAAACCCTAAAATAATATTTGCTCCTAAAATACAAATACTGAATcacaaaattttaaaagtaatttaaaacCCATCTTTTTATAAGAGTACGATTCCAGCAAAGTTGGAAACTCGGCTGCtaaaatttataacgaggtgtcgGTAAGCCACTGGCAGGTGGCAACAAGGGAAGGCCCACCCACCCCGCCAAGTCACTGAAaaagccactttgaccttcacctagaacTCAAAGGATTCAGAATTGTATAGTTAAGAGAAATACACATACTTCTAGCATTTATGATTTGTTCCTGCAAGGGTAAAAACCCTTGTCTTTTAATATGAGACCTATTCTTAGGATGGAGGAAATTCCTTCAACCAAACTGGCAAGTTTAAAACCAGGGATGTCTAACACTTGTTCCTTATGAGGAGCAAGGGTGTTGACTTCAATGCACTTTTTATCACTTCAGTATCAGAGAATAGGGCTAGGTTAGTGTCACAAATAGGTGATCAAGGTAGAACTATACCCTCATACGGTACTGTGTCTATAATGTAAGGTTCGACAAATTTATCAGTTCACCTTAATATTCATTCTTGCCCTCATGAGGAGAATGGGGGAAAAGCACTTCTACCTTAACATTAAGAGAATATTTACTCTGTATGGTGTCTTACCTGTATCTAAGTCTGTTCCAGCAACAAAATGATCCAACCGCTGCACCCCAAGGAAGGCAAAGGAGAAGATGAAAAAGAGCCAGATATTCTTACTCTCACCTACACTGGTGTTGTAACCATTATCTTATAGCAGATGATTCTTGTCCTATGAGAGAGCTAGGGACACTATGCCATCTGCTGAACAGCAACCACATAATTGAGGGAGAAAGTGTCAAGTGATTTGTGGGTGCCTTCTCATAGATAGTGGGTGGGCCGTGAAGGATGTCTGACATTTTCAAATTTGTGCCTTCAGGACCTGGTTCACTGACAAGTTCTTCTGAAAGGCTAACGTTACACCAACTCCTCTGACCTTCCAGAGCTTGTGTGCCTGTGTCCACTGTCCCACACCACTCATCATTGGCTAGCACTCTCTATGGTTTCCTGAAGACAAAGAGATAATGTTTCTGGTTATTTTCTCCTTGAGCCTCCCTGCACTGATGAAAAGATTCTGCAGTTGTGGTCTGAATGGTTGAATTCTCTTGAGGTAGAGTCCCCACAAAGCACAAAAGCAACTCATCCGGATTGGCAGTTAGTTCCGCAAAGGAGGAAACTGAAAATCAATCAAATTTTGAGTTGTTTACGGTTGGGTTTTGTGTATTTACTATGAATTAGGGAACAAAGGAAAACGATACCTTCCTCCAACCCTCTGTGCGGCTGACGAGATATGACATTCCGAGTAGCTTGCCTATCCATTTTGTCGAAGCCACAGCAAGGACACAAATGGTTTCAAGAACAGGTCCCTATCCGAGGCTCAACTTAGTGGTTCGTAGGGGCTATTTTTTAAAGACCTGAGAAGTTTCGCTACGTTCCAAGTGGGGGTTTTGAGTTCTCTTGGCAGACAAGATTATTCAAGACTCTTAACCAACATCAACAATTCCCATGAAGATTAAAGGTCAGCTCCTTACAGTTTGAGGACTTGACTTAAGCTGAGTGGTAACCTTTTAATGCCGAAAatgtaaagtttttctttttccaaGAAGATTAAGAAGTTTACTATCAGTTGGATTGAGGCTCCGAGAGGAGGAATACTCCTCCAACAGCATCAATCACAGATGGCTCATTT
Above is a window of Palaemon carinicauda isolate YSFRI2023 chromosome 6, ASM3689809v2, whole genome shotgun sequence DNA encoding:
- the LOC137642729 gene encoding high mobility group protein 20A-like isoform X1, translated to MEATAIMTTGGGGSANNDASPKKKGWPKGRKRRLLPKDSNAPKGPLSGYMLFMSDQREILRQTNAGLAFHEITKLVAQKWSQLDTSEKTKYLEAAEVDKERYQKELEEYQKTDAYKNFMQKQNQDDSPPTPKKHRKEIVEERKEEEEEEVTPPHSSLEIPIFTEEFLNHNKIREAELRQLRKSNTDYEEQNAILQKHIESMKSTVDKLESETSQQRSNNAALQQHIETLRKTLAKAFGSLPLPGTQETPTEESIDSYMVQLHSVIVNNPQQNQSLIQTVRGIVSQLALT
- the LOC137642729 gene encoding high mobility group protein 20A-like isoform X2, giving the protein MTTGGGGSANNDASPKKKGWPKGRKRRLLPKDSNAPKGPLSGYMLFMSDQREILRQTNAGLAFHEITKLVAQKWSQLDTSEKTKYLEAAEVDKERYQKELEEYQKTDAYKNFMQKQNQDDSPPTPKKHRKEIVEERKEEEEEEVTPPHSSLEIPIFTEEFLNHNKIREAELRQLRKSNTDYEEQNAILQKHIESMKSTVDKLESETSQQRSNNAALQQHIETLRKTLAKAFGSLPLPGTQETPTEESIDSYMVQLHSVIVNNPQQNQSLIQTVRGIVSQLALT